In Aerococcaceae bacterium zg-252, the genomic window CAATCATTAAATTATAAACACCTTGATTTTGGAACAATAGTGAAACCGTATCAGTTTTTAATACTTCCACTGGAATCGCAAATACTTGTGATGTCTTTTCAGAAACGGTAATAATCGTTTCTAAATAAAAGATATACAGAAACTCCAATGCTACTAACCCACTCAATACTTTTGTTCTAATTCCTACATTCATTCTACATAAAACTCCTTTTTAATTTTGGTTCAGCTCGGCTTGGCTTGAACCATGTTAATCATAATATCACTGTTAAAACTTATATTAGTGCTTGCAAATAACAAGTATCCTTTTACAAATTTTAATCGTGCACGATTATTTTAATTGGGATACAATCTTTTGTCAATTAAAAAACTTTGTGCTATGCTAGAATCAATCGCAAACGATTGGAGAACTGACATGAACGATTTACTATCGCATCAACTCTGCTATTCTTTTTATACGGTAGAGCGACTGTTTCGGCAATTTTATAAGAAAAATTTACAGAAATACGATTTAACTTACACTCAATATCTCGTCCTTGTCATTTTGTGGGAAGAAAAAATGTTATCTTTAAAAGAAATTGGCCAACGACTTGAATTATCCAGTAACACTTTAACTCCATTGCTCAAACGTTTAGAAGATAAGAATTACTTGCTCCGAATAAGACCTGATGAAGACAAACGTCAACTATATGTGCAACTAACAGAAGACGGCATGGCACTCCAACAAGACATTAAAGCACACTTAGCTGAATGCTTTTGGCAAATTGACGGTCTAACCCGTGAAAATGCTGATAACTTGATTCATGAAAATAATCAACTGATTCAAGCAATCAAAAATAGTTTGTAGATGCGTCTTGTGTGAGCAAGGACATCATCATTGAGGCTACAAAAATAAGGAGCTAGGTCAGAAATGCTATTGATTAGAATTTCTGACCTTTTTACCTAGCCCC contains:
- a CDS encoding MarR family transcriptional regulator; translated protein: MNDLLSHQLCYSFYTVERLFRQFYKKNLQKYDLTYTQYLVLVILWEEKMLSLKEIGQRLELSSNTLTPLLKRLEDKNYLLRIRPDEDKRQLYVQLTEDGMALQQDIKAHLAECFWQIDGLTRENADNLIHENNQLIQAIKNSL